A DNA window from Acetilactobacillus jinshanensis contains the following coding sequences:
- a CDS encoding RluA family pseudouridine synthase, with amino-acid sequence MTIKHLVITTQRGRIDKVVSEMISKLSRSRIKKLIDKHLVWVNGKLTKPKYKVKAHDKITVKIPAPKKLSLVPEKIPLDIIYEDRDVLVVNKPQGMVVHPAPGHPDHTLVNALLYHTPLSNINGTYRPGIVHRIDKDTSGLLMVAKNNLAHYSLSDQLRHKTNVREYIALVHGNIKEKGGTVDAPLGRSRRNRKKQAVVSDGRHAVTHYKVLERFGKYTLIACRLETGRTHQIRVHMKYIGHPLVGDPLYGPRKTIKGHGQFLHAWKLGFHHPRTGKLLIFTVQMPVIFRQVLDKLRRQKYCGKQNY; translated from the coding sequence ATGACGATTAAGCACTTAGTAATTACAACTCAACGGGGCCGAATTGATAAAGTCGTTTCCGAAATGATCAGTAAGTTGAGCCGATCCCGAATTAAGAAGTTAATCGACAAGCACCTAGTTTGGGTCAACGGTAAGTTGACCAAACCGAAGTATAAGGTTAAAGCTCATGACAAAATTACCGTGAAGATTCCGGCACCTAAAAAACTAAGTCTGGTTCCCGAAAAGATCCCGTTAGACATTATCTATGAAGATCGCGACGTCTTGGTGGTTAATAAGCCACAGGGGATGGTCGTCCATCCCGCTCCAGGACATCCGGATCATACCTTAGTTAACGCGTTACTATATCACACACCACTATCCAACATTAACGGAACGTATCGACCTGGAATCGTTCACCGAATCGATAAAGATACGTCAGGTTTATTAATGGTGGCTAAAAACAATCTTGCTCATTATTCGTTATCTGATCAGCTTCGTCATAAGACCAACGTCCGTGAATATATTGCCCTAGTGCACGGTAACATTAAAGAAAAGGGTGGCACCGTTGATGCGCCACTGGGACGGTCTAGACGGAATCGTAAAAAACAGGCCGTCGTTAGTGACGGTCGGCATGCCGTAACGCATTATAAAGTTCTGGAACGATTCGGTAAGTACACGTTGATTGCTTGCCGGCTAGAAACTGGTCGGACTCACCAAATCCGAGTTCATATGAAGTACATTGGTCATCCGTTAGTTGGCGACCCGTTATATGGACCTCGCAAAACGATCAAGGGCCATGGTCAGTTTCTTCACGCTTGGAAATTGGGCTTTCATCATCCCCGAACCGGAAAGTTACTAATTTTTACTGTGCAAATGCCAGTAATTTTTCGACAGGTATTAGACAAGTTAAGACGACAGAAGTATTGTGGTAAGCAGAATTATTAA
- the pyrR gene encoding bifunctional pyr operon transcriptional regulator/uracil phosphoribosyltransferase PyrR, with the protein MRKLIMDKMAMQRALTRITYEIIERNKGIKDLMIIGIKTRGVYLAKRIAKRLDRLEKAKVPVTSLDVTKYRDDIDHDSSHKDPNVVPDNKSVSIEKKNVVLVDDVLYTGRTVKAALSALSELGRPRTVRLAVLVDRGHRELPIRADFVGKNIPSSRKERIRVSVMEKDHRDAVEIIH; encoded by the coding sequence ATGCGGAAATTAATTATGGATAAAATGGCTATGCAACGAGCTTTAACTCGAATTACGTACGAAATTATCGAACGTAATAAAGGGATTAAAGACCTAATGATAATTGGTATCAAGACTCGCGGTGTTTACTTAGCTAAGCGAATCGCCAAGCGTCTTGATCGGCTCGAAAAGGCTAAAGTTCCGGTTACCAGCCTTGACGTCACTAAATATCGTGACGATATTGATCACGATAGCTCCCATAAGGATCCTAACGTCGTCCCTGATAATAAGTCGGTTTCCATCGAAAAGAAGAACGTCGTTTTAGTTGATGACGTTTTATATACCGGCCGAACCGTTAAAGCGGCCTTAAGTGCCTTATCCGAATTGGGCCGGCCCCGAACCGTTCGTTTAGCCGTTCTGGTTGATCGTGGCCATCGTGAATTACCAATCCGTGCTGACTTCGTTGGTAAAAACATTCCTAGTTCCAGAAAAGAACGGATTCGAGTTTCCGTAATGGAAAAGGATCATCGGGATGCCGTTGAAATCATTCATTAA
- the lspA gene encoding signal peptidase II: MWIYYAIILFIAILGADQFSKFWIVNNIKTLSEHEFIPDFLSITNVKNTGAAWSMFTGSRGFFVIIGIVAIAIAGYYLWKCRYDFGYETAITLFIAGACGNLISRIVHGYVIDMIQTDFINFPIFNVADSALTVGVILLMILIGFNKPLRKRD; the protein is encoded by the coding sequence ATGTGGATCTACTACGCAATCATTTTATTTATTGCGATTTTAGGTGCTGATCAGTTTTCAAAATTCTGGATCGTAAATAATATCAAAACTTTAAGTGAACATGAATTTATTCCAGATTTTTTATCAATTACGAACGTTAAAAATACCGGTGCCGCATGGAGTATGTTCACCGGTAGTCGGGGGTTCTTCGTAATCATCGGGATTGTTGCAATTGCTATCGCAGGCTATTATCTATGGAAATGCCGTTACGACTTTGGTTACGAAACGGCCATTACGTTGTTTATCGCCGGCGCTTGCGGTAATTTAATCAGCCGAATCGTTCATGGTTACGTAATTGACATGATCCAGACCGATTTTATCAACTTTCCGATCTTTAACGTTGCCGATTCAGCATTAACGGTTGGTGTAATCCTGTTAATGATCCTGATTGGCTTTAATAAACCCTTAAGGAAACGTGATTAA
- a CDS encoding carbamoyl phosphate synthase small subunit: MGYRYLILADGTSYRGYGFGSDATTTGELAINSNMLGYQESMTNPAYYGQIIVFTQPSVGNTGINDKSYESIQPHTKGIIVREYANISTNRNHRLSLDEFMKQNNIPGICGLDTREITKHIQKHGSMMASIVDVNDKHAFDQLHATVINHQQVAQVATPKAYQDPGTGYNILVVDFGLKSNLLGALTQRQCNVTVVPWDTTAQQIFNLDPDGVVLSTGPGSPENVPRSVLKMIQKVQARIPLFAIGLGHELFARANGAKTCRMPAGYFGSNHPVKRIITGQVVHVSQNQGYQIATLSLRHTPLFVTYIDLINHSIQGLHHQDYPAFSVQFNPNGGPGPKDSSELYDEFLENVHSFRSKR, encoded by the coding sequence ATGGGCTATCGATACCTGATTTTAGCTGACGGGACTTCTTATCGTGGCTACGGCTTTGGCTCAGACGCCACGACAACAGGTGAATTGGCCATTAATTCAAACATGCTAGGTTATCAAGAATCAATGACTAACCCGGCTTATTATGGCCAAATTATTGTTTTTACTCAACCGTCAGTTGGTAACACCGGAATTAATGATAAAAGCTACGAGTCGATTCAGCCCCATACCAAAGGGATCATCGTTCGTGAATACGCTAATATTTCCACTAACCGAAACCACCGTTTATCCCTGGATGAATTTATGAAACAAAACAACATTCCTGGGATCTGTGGCTTAGATACTCGTGAAATCACCAAACACATTCAGAAGCACGGTTCAATGATGGCCAGTATCGTTGACGTTAATGATAAACATGCCTTTGACCAACTGCATGCGACCGTTATTAACCATCAGCAGGTCGCCCAAGTTGCAACACCGAAAGCTTACCAAGATCCAGGGACTGGGTATAATATTCTGGTCGTTGACTTTGGTTTAAAGAGTAATTTATTAGGTGCGTTAACTCAGCGACAATGTAACGTCACCGTGGTTCCTTGGGATACTACTGCGCAACAGATTTTTAATTTAGATCCTGACGGAGTGGTTCTATCAACCGGACCTGGTTCACCTGAAAACGTTCCTAGATCAGTATTAAAGATGATTCAGAAAGTCCAGGCCAGAATTCCGTTATTTGCAATTGGTCTTGGCCATGAGTTATTTGCTCGAGCTAACGGGGCGAAGACCTGTCGCATGCCAGCTGGATATTTTGGTAGTAATCATCCCGTTAAACGAATTATTACTGGTCAGGTGGTCCACGTTTCCCAGAATCAGGGTTACCAAATCGCAACGTTGTCGTTAAGACACACCCCGTTATTCGTAACTTACATTGATTTGATTAATCATTCCATTCAGGGCCTTCATCATCAGGATTATCCCGCATTCTCCGTTCAGTTTAATCCGAATGGTGGTCCTGGACCGAAAGACAGTTCCGAATTATACGATGAATTTCTTGAAAACGTTCATTCATTCAGAAGTAAGAGATGA